Within Anolis sagrei isolate rAnoSag1 chromosome X, rAnoSag1.mat, whole genome shotgun sequence, the genomic segment atccagcctctgtttaaaagcttccaaaaaaggagcctccaccacactccgggggcagagagttccactgctgaacggctctcacagtcaggaggttcttcctcatgttcagatggaatctcctctcttgtagtttgaagccattgttccgcgtcctagtctccaaggaagcagaaaacaagcttgctccctcctcctccctgtggcttcctctcacatatttatacatggctatcatatctcctctcagccttctcttcttcaggctaaacatgcccagctccttaagccactcctcatagggcttgttctccagacccttgatcattttagtcgccttcctctggacacattccagcttgtcaatatctctcttgaattgtggtgcccagaattggacacaatattccaggtgtggtctaaccaaggcagtatagaggggtagcattacttccctggatctagacactaggctcctcttgatgcaggccaaaatcccattggctttttttgtgccacatcacattgttggctcatgtttaacttgttgtccacaaggactccaagatctttttcacacgtacttttTCACATGTGCATCAATTCCACTATACTTTCACAACTCCACACACCCATACACACTCACTGTTGCTCTGCCAACATGTGTATGTTGCCAAGTTGtaaaagatggatagatagaatgatttCCAATTaatatagcagttcaaaaacatgcaaatgtcagtagagcaataggtaccactctggcaggaaggtaagggcgctccatgcagtcatgccagtggccacatgactttggaggtgtctacggacaacgccggctgttCAGCtaacaatcaagggtctggagaacaagccctatgaggagcggcttaaacagctgggcatgtttagcctgaagaagagaaggctgagaggagacaggatgagggcgatgtataaatatgtcaggggaagtcataggcttgttttctgctgccctggagactagaatgcaaatttattaatttatttaaaacttttatatcctgatcttctctaccttctctaccttcatagagggactcagaccgctgacagcaaagattcaatgctaacactaaaatctaaaacatcatatatcaacattaaaattaaccaatacatataggataaattacataacagctgttcaccaagataaaatcatgtccaattcATTCCGTATattccagcgtttctcaacctgggggtcgggacccctgggggggtcccaaggaggtgtcagaggggtcgccgaagaccatcagaacacacagtattttctgttggtcatggaggttctgtgtgggaagtttggcccaattctattgttggtgggattcagaatgctctttgtaggtgaactatacatcccagcaaccacaaccccCAGaggacaaggtctatttccctcaaactccactagttttcacatttgggcatgttgaatattcatgccaagtttggtccagatccatcattgtttgatgtagtgctctctgaatgtaggtgaactacaactccaaagctcaaggtcaatgtccaccaaacccttccagtattttctgtaggccatgggagttctgtgtgccaaatttggttgaattccattgctagtgagattcagaatgccctttgattgtaggtgaaccataaatcccaccaactcccaaatgtcaaggtctgttttcccccaactgagcatattgagtattcatcccaagtttggtcaagatccatcattgtttgagtccacagtgctctctggatgtaggtgaactacaactcccaaactcaaggtcagtgtccacaaaaccctttcaatattgaaagccttcggcaatacatctcccagtattttctgtgggtcatgggagttctgtgtgccaagactgattcaattccatcattgggggagttcagaatgctctttgattgtaggtgaactataaatcccagcaactacaactcccaagtgacaaaatcaattcccctcctcaaccccaccagtattcagatttgggtgtaataataataataataatacttcatttatattgggtatttgtgccaaatttggtccagtgaatgaaaattgttgtttattcgtccagtcacttccgactcttggtgaactccaggaccatcccacaccagagctccctgtctgccgtcaccacccccagctccttcatggtcaagccagtcacttcaaggataccatccatccattttgcccttgatcggctcctcttcctttttccttccattttccccagcatcattgtcttctctaatgataatacatcctgcatgtcggatatttacattacgattcataacagaagcaaaattacagttacgaagtcacaacgaaaataattttattggggTTCCCCACAactgaactgtattaaggggtcacgacattaagAAGGTTAAAAACCTGGGTTGTTGGAATTTTTTGGGGCTGCATGGccaggttctagaagcattctctcctgacgtttcgcctgcatctatggcaggcatcctcagaagttgaggttGACCTAGAAGCTGACATTGTTAATCTAAGCATAGTTCATATGTATCATATGGTGATGCAACTCATTGCAAAAGATGAtaatgctgaggaaagtggaaggcgggaggaaaagaggaagaccacatttaCTCCAACCAGGAAGCCATAGCTGCTCtgggtttgcaagacctgagcagggcactTTGATAACTTGTGgagctctcattcatagggttacaGTAAATTGGGGAATAATACATTTGCATGTACTAACTAACAATAAAACGTACTAATGTTTGCATGCAAATCATATGCGAAAGATGGCAGCTAAAATTATTTACATCCAGTCAAGTATTTTGATTCCACTCCAGTCCAAATGCCCTAATGCGCTTGTGGCCCATGGCAAGCCGTGGTCAACGAAGCCTCCTCCTTGTGTTGCCGTTCTCCCAGCTTGATTTCAGATTCTCGAGTTTGATGTCTCCAATCATCTTCAGGAAAACGATCTTGTTTACGGGAAGGCGGTGCTCAAAATCGCACAGAAAGGTGTCGTTTTCCATTATCTGACAAAAGAAATTGACGGGAGTGACAGGTGAGTGCATATATTCTGACAACGCCTTTGAAATTCATATATTCAAGGTGTAAGTTAGCTGATTCTGTTTCTCCATCCACTAAGAACCCCAACATCCAGGTAGATTGGTCTATTCATGGGGAGGTTCTAGGTCACTCAATTGTTGGGTCGTGTTACCCAACAATGTCAAGACCAGCTATGAATTCCACAATGCCTATGAAACTTCTATAGTTTGTGTGTATGTTAGCTGATTCTTTTTCTCTATCCACTAAGAATCCCAACATCTGAGCAGATTGCTCTCTCCATGGGGAGGTTCTAGGTCGCGCAATAAGGCTTCCGGGCATTGGTCAAGTTACCCAACAATGTCaaccaataaccaataaacagagTGATGAGAACTAATCCCAAATAGGGTTCCCTGAGCTCAATGCTGGGATcctaaaaaaaattaacaacagTAAAAGTGGGCTGCTGTAAATTTTTCGGGGAGTATGGcaatgtcccagaagcattctctcctgatgtttcatctacaacccagtgattccagccatgaaaacctttgacaacacaacggTAAAAGTGCTCTGAATGCCCTCTAGTGACTGTTTTTGGCATTTACTGTTGTTTATAGTGGACTCCCCAGAGTCCACTATATGTGGACTCTGGGGTACCACTGAAGTACCACTTCAGCTGTACTTATGAAGTAccacttcagctgtacttcataaaaaggaaaataagctTTGTGAGGTGCTGATTTGTTATTAGTAAATTtttggtttttatatatatatctcaagctCAAAGAGGTCTCGAGTGGAAAAGTTTTAAGAAGCCCAGGTCTAGAGAACCTATGATCCTCCTCATGAAAGACTCCCAAGTTATGATCAAGAGCGACCAACATAACCAACATTGGGTTGATGGAAACTAGGGTTCCAGTATCTGGACAGCCATGAATTACTCACCATGTCTCCTTTAACCACCCTATAACTTTCCCTGCAAAAAGCAACCCTTTCGGTAGCAAAGACATCTTCACCTCTTTCACCCAATCCATGTCCACCCTTTTCTCCAGGAAGGACAACCTGTTCCATACACAACCTTGTAGCCTTTCCAGGTGACAATGAGTTGCATCTTGAACTTCTCTCCTGGACGGATATGGGTTGGTACCCGGATCTCTTTCCCCCACTGTCTGTCTATGAAAGCGTTGAGGGTTATCATCGCCGGGGAAGAAGGTCCTTCAAAGCTGAGCTGCAACCGTAGAGGGATGTTGGCTTCACGGAAATGACCATAAGCAAAGTCCAAGCAGAACCTGAAAGAAGAATTCTTcagaaagtggtccctggtcaaaaaaaggttgggaaccactctctTATACATCAGGAGGTAGTTTcccttccaagtactaaccaggcctgactCTACTTTGCTTCCATAGTCAGATGGGATCAAGTATTTTACACTACTAGACAGTGATGGAAGCAGGAGGGAGAAAGCCTTGAGATCGTGTTCCTTTTGCTAATGGAAAATATCTTGTGTTAAAAGGAACGGGAATTAGATCGATGAACATCAATCAACAGGGGAATTATTCACCTCTGTTTGGATTGATGTTAACCTCATCTTATCTCTCGACCTAAATGCTAGAAGGGGAAAGGAGCCATTAGATATGCAAAGGCGGATTGTTATTCCTCACTGTGCACAAAACACTCTGTATGTGGCCAGAATATATTTCCAGAAGACAAACATTGCGCTGTGTCTTATCTCCAACCCTACGAAAATACCATGTTCCTCCTGCCAATTGAATACTCAGGGAAGATTGGGGTGTGATg encodes:
- the LOC137094870 gene encoding galectin-4-like; its protein translation is MQDLPLNRPVPLGLAPESWVLLEGSIRPDSKWFCLDFAYGHFREANIPLRLQLSFEGPSSPAMITLNAFIDRQWGKEIRVPTHIRPGEKFKMQLIVTWKGYKIMENDTFLCDFEHRLPVNKIVFLKMIGDIKLENLKSSWENGNTRRRLR